From the genome of Bordetella sp. H567, one region includes:
- a CDS encoding PepSY-associated TM helix domain-containing protein yields the protein MSYAFHRAASGQDGTARPAVGAALIALITRLHFYVGLFVGPFILVAAVTGTLFVLTPQIENRLYADQLYTDATGPAHSLTEQIAAARAVAGPHAALFAVRPAPRPGTTTRVLFKATGLQDSEHRGIFVDPVTLAIKGDLNVYGTSGTLPLRTTLDTLHRNLLLGDRGRNYSELAASWLWFAALGGIILWAYGRRRRAQLAATSSSARLRLRRLHSVIGLWIALGLFFLSATGLTWSRWAGGNINVVRQELGWVTPSVSTSLKPADAARPASGDVHDDGDGDGEHAAHSGGGEHMGHMAGAGRMGDAASMVHTAPEMSGANAYAGQFDRVLATARAAGIDAGEVEIRPPRKADQAWAVNEVDRSWPTQVDAIAIDGRDLSIVSRADFATFPLVAKLIRWGIDTHMGILFGWPNQLLMAAFGIALSIMVLLGYVMWWRRRPAPGSPVLTVTQAWGRLSAIPRGIAALVAAALGWSLPLMGASLLAFMLVDVLRWRLAARPRSGAYSRRPV from the coding sequence ATGTCCTATGCATTTCATCGCGCCGCGTCCGGGCAGGACGGCACGGCCAGGCCGGCCGTCGGCGCCGCGCTCATCGCGCTTATCACACGCCTGCACTTCTACGTCGGCCTGTTCGTGGGGCCCTTCATCCTCGTCGCCGCCGTCACGGGCACGCTGTTCGTGCTTACCCCTCAAATCGAAAACCGGCTCTACGCCGATCAGCTGTACACCGATGCGACGGGGCCCGCACATAGCCTGACCGAGCAGATCGCCGCCGCGCGGGCGGTCGCCGGCCCGCACGCCGCGCTGTTCGCCGTGCGCCCCGCGCCGCGGCCCGGGACCACGACGCGGGTCCTGTTCAAGGCGACCGGGCTGCAGGATTCCGAACATCGCGGCATCTTCGTCGATCCCGTTACGCTGGCGATCAAGGGCGACCTGAACGTCTACGGCACCAGCGGCACGCTGCCCTTGCGCACGACACTCGATACCCTGCACCGCAATCTGCTGCTGGGAGACCGGGGCCGCAACTACAGCGAACTCGCGGCATCCTGGCTGTGGTTTGCCGCCTTGGGCGGCATCATCCTGTGGGCCTACGGCCGTCGCCGCCGCGCACAATTGGCGGCGACCTCCTCCAGCGCCAGACTGCGCCTGCGGCGCCTTCATAGCGTGATCGGGTTATGGATAGCACTGGGCCTGTTCTTCCTGTCCGCCACCGGCCTGACGTGGTCGCGCTGGGCCGGCGGGAATATCAACGTGGTGCGCCAGGAACTCGGTTGGGTCACGCCTTCCGTATCGACAAGCCTGAAGCCGGCCGACGCGGCGCGGCCCGCAAGCGGCGACGTCCACGATGACGGCGACGGCGACGGCGAGCATGCCGCGCACAGCGGCGGTGGGGAGCACATGGGACACATGGCAGGCGCGGGCCGCATGGGAGACGCGGCGTCCATGGTGCATACCGCGCCCGAGATGAGCGGCGCGAACGCCTACGCCGGCCAATTCGACCGGGTCCTCGCCACCGCGCGCGCCGCCGGCATCGATGCGGGCGAAGTGGAAATCCGTCCGCCCCGCAAGGCCGACCAGGCCTGGGCGGTCAACGAAGTCGATCGCTCCTGGCCCACCCAAGTCGATGCCATTGCCATCGACGGCCGCGACCTATCCATCGTGAGCCGGGCCGACTTCGCGACCTTCCCGCTGGTGGCCAAGCTGATTCGCTGGGGCATCGACACCCACATGGGCATCCTGTTCGGCTGGCCCAACCAGCTGCTGATGGCGGCCTTCGGCATCGCCTTGAGCATCATGGTCCTGCTGGGCTACGTGATGTGGTGGCGGCGCCGGCCCGCGCCGGGTTCACCCGTCCTGACGGTGACCCAGGCCTGGGGGCGCCTGTCGGCAATCCCGCGCGGCATCGCGGCCTTGGTGGCCGCCGCGCTGGGATGGAGTCTCCCGCTGATGGGCGCCAGCCTGCTGGCCTTCATGCTGGTCGATGTCCTCCGTTGGCGGCTGGCCGCCCGGCCGCGATCGGGCGCGTACTCGCGGCGACCGGTCTAG
- a CDS encoding LysR family transcriptional regulator codes for MNQRPSLTELTAFAAIVRHASFRAAADELGMSASTLSHMMRALEQRLGLRLFHRTTRSVAPTEAGARFFHNVSPVLSDLDRALADVGALSEQPTGSVRINAAEPAARALMDRIVPAFLERYPGIHVDLVVEGRLVDIVAEGFDAGVRLGESLPRDMVAVPFGGDCRLLCVASPDYLRRAGTPRTPDELARHPCVRFRLPSGKMYRWEFKRHGQEFKFDANGPITLDNMDLMVDAAIKGLGIAFVWDDTARPALDSGKLVTILDDWTPPFEGHYLYYPSHRLVPVALRAFVDVLKDVERQAPPPPRPR; via the coding sequence ATGAATCAACGTCCCAGCCTGACCGAACTCACCGCCTTCGCCGCGATCGTGCGCCACGCCAGTTTCCGCGCCGCCGCCGATGAATTGGGCATGTCGGCTTCCACATTGAGCCATATGATGCGGGCGCTGGAACAGCGCCTGGGCCTGCGCCTGTTCCATCGCACGACCCGCAGCGTCGCGCCGACGGAGGCCGGCGCGCGCTTCTTCCACAATGTGTCGCCCGTGCTGAGCGACCTCGATCGGGCCTTGGCCGATGTCGGCGCCTTGAGCGAGCAGCCGACGGGCAGCGTGCGCATCAACGCGGCGGAGCCGGCCGCGCGCGCCTTGATGGACCGTATCGTGCCTGCCTTCCTGGAACGCTATCCGGGCATACATGTGGACCTGGTCGTGGAAGGGCGGCTGGTGGACATCGTGGCCGAAGGCTTCGACGCCGGCGTCCGGCTGGGCGAATCGTTGCCGCGCGATATGGTGGCCGTGCCTTTCGGCGGCGATTGCCGGCTGCTTTGCGTGGCATCGCCAGACTACCTGCGGCGCGCGGGTACGCCGCGCACGCCCGACGAGCTCGCACGGCATCCCTGCGTCCGGTTTCGGCTGCCCAGCGGAAAGATGTACCGCTGGGAGTTCAAGCGGCACGGGCAGGAATTCAAGTTCGACGCCAACGGTCCGATCACGCTGGACAACATGGATCTGATGGTGGATGCGGCCATCAAGGGACTGGGCATCGCCTTCGTCTGGGACGACACGGCGCGCCCCGCGCTCGACAGCGGCAAGCTGGTCACGATCCTGGACGACTGGACGCCACCGTTCGAAGGCCATTATCTGTACTACCCAAGCCACCGCCTGGTCCCGGTGGCATTGCGTGCCTTCGTCGACGTGCTCAAGGACGTCGAGCGCCAGGCGCCGCCGCCGCCGCGTCCCCGCTAG
- a CDS encoding NAD(P)-dependent alcohol dehydrogenase, with amino-acid sequence MQTKAFAAHSPTTTLAPLTIERREPGPTDVAIQILYCGVCHSDLHTVRGEWAGVRYPSVPGHEIVGRVSAIGKDVSRFKLGDLVGVGCMVDSCRTCPSCRDGLEQYCEGPHGFQGTYNGWLDGSGENTYGGYSADVVVDEYFVLKIRHAQADLAATAPLLCAGVTTWSPLRHWKVGPGKKVGIVGIGGLGHMGIKLAHALGAHVVAFTTSPSKAEEARKLGADEVVVSRDADAMAGHARSFDFILNTVAVAHDLDAYTTLLKRDGAMTLVGVPATPHPTPNVGNLIMGRRSIAGSVIGGIPETQEMLDFCAEHGITADIEMIDMQDIEKAYARMLKSDVKYRFVIDMATI; translated from the coding sequence ATGCAAACCAAGGCTTTTGCCGCGCACTCCCCCACGACCACGCTGGCCCCATTGACCATCGAGCGGCGCGAGCCCGGCCCCACCGACGTCGCCATCCAGATCCTGTATTGCGGCGTCTGCCATTCGGACCTGCACACCGTGCGGGGCGAATGGGCCGGCGTGCGCTACCCGTCCGTGCCGGGCCACGAAATCGTCGGCCGGGTCAGCGCCATCGGCAAGGACGTGTCGCGCTTCAAGTTGGGCGATCTCGTCGGGGTTGGCTGCATGGTCGATAGCTGCCGCACCTGCCCTTCCTGCCGCGATGGCCTGGAACAGTACTGCGAAGGTCCGCACGGCTTCCAGGGCACCTACAACGGCTGGCTGGACGGCAGCGGCGAGAACACCTACGGCGGCTATTCCGCCGATGTGGTCGTCGATGAATACTTCGTTTTGAAGATCCGGCACGCCCAGGCCGACCTGGCGGCCACCGCGCCGCTGCTGTGCGCCGGCGTCACCACCTGGTCGCCGCTGCGCCACTGGAAGGTTGGCCCCGGCAAGAAGGTCGGCATCGTCGGCATCGGCGGCCTGGGCCACATGGGCATCAAGCTGGCGCACGCGTTGGGCGCGCACGTGGTGGCCTTCACCACCTCGCCCTCCAAGGCCGAGGAAGCCCGCAAGCTGGGCGCCGACGAGGTGGTCGTCTCGCGTGATGCCGATGCAATGGCCGGCCACGCGCGCAGCTTCGACTTCATCCTGAATACGGTCGCCGTCGCGCACGACCTGGACGCCTACACCACGCTGCTGAAACGCGACGGCGCGATGACCCTGGTCGGCGTGCCGGCCACGCCGCATCCGACGCCCAATGTCGGCAACCTGATCATGGGCCGTCGCTCCATCGCCGGCTCGGTGATCGGCGGCATCCCGGAAACCCAGGAAATGCTGGACTTCTGCGCGGAGCACGGCATCACTGCCGATATCGAGATGATCGACATGCAGGACATCGAGAAGGCCTACGCCCGCATGCTGAAAAGCGACGTCAAGTACCGCTTCGTCATCGACATGGCGACGATCTGA
- a CDS encoding thiopurine S-methyltransferase, giving the protein MDAEFWLERWREGRTHFHQTRISPPLERFWPTLQFAPGSRVLVPLCGKSLDMPWLAQRGLNVLGVELSALAVEQFFDENRLTPQVRRSAMGDHYVAGNIEIIRGDIFDVDAETLRGCTGVFDRAALVALPRDMRPRYVQHVYGQLSDRYQGLLITLDYPQQEMDGPPFSVDDEEVQALYAGHSVAELVYRRDILDLEPKFQKAGVSKLDALAYRLQRRA; this is encoded by the coding sequence ATGGATGCGGAATTCTGGCTGGAACGGTGGCGCGAAGGGCGAACCCATTTTCATCAGACACGCATCTCGCCGCCGCTGGAGCGCTTCTGGCCCACGCTGCAATTCGCCCCGGGCAGCCGCGTGCTCGTTCCCTTGTGCGGTAAATCCCTGGACATGCCGTGGCTCGCCCAGCGCGGCCTGAACGTGCTGGGCGTCGAACTGTCGGCGCTGGCGGTGGAACAGTTCTTCGACGAGAACCGACTGACGCCACAGGTGCGGCGCTCCGCGATGGGCGACCACTACGTGGCCGGCAACATCGAGATCATCCGCGGCGATATCTTCGACGTGGACGCCGAGACGCTGCGCGGCTGCACGGGCGTCTTCGACCGCGCGGCCCTGGTCGCCCTTCCCCGCGACATGCGTCCGCGCTACGTGCAACATGTGTACGGCCAGCTATCCGATCGGTACCAGGGACTGCTCATTACCCTGGACTATCCCCAGCAGGAAATGGACGGCCCGCCCTTTTCGGTGGACGACGAAGAGGTCCAGGCCTTGTACGCCGGCCACTCGGTCGCCGAACTGGTCTACCGCCGCGACATCCTGGACCTGGAACCCAAGTTCCAGAAGGCCGGCGTCAGCAAGCTCGATGCATTGGCGTACCGCCTGCAACGGCGCGCTTGA